One window from the genome of Thalassospira xiamenensis M-5 = DSM 17429 encodes:
- a CDS encoding UDP-N-acetylmuramoyl-tripeptide--D-alanyl-D-alanine ligase — protein MTKAVLWTAKDAEKATGGKATGNWQASGVSIDSRKAAKGDLFIALKGPNFDGHKFAQAALDNGCAAAMVSDTKTLGNGAPALVVDDTLDAMVRLGLAGRERSTAKIVAITGSVGKTGTKEALKYVLNEQGQTHASPASFNNHWGVPMSLATLPVAAEYGVFEIGMNHPGEISPLVKMVRPKVALITTVVGAHTEFFRDEAEIAQAKAEIFDGLDTDGTVILNRDNMHYFALARRAKELGIKNIKCFGTDAMADYRLFEANIVANGSAVRARIGGRDIEYFIGCPGEHWVMNSLAVLACVDAIGGDVLRAAQDLADFTPPAGRGETHILPLPNGADGTFTLIDDAYNANPTSMMAGLSVLAQSKPEGSGRKIAVLGDMRELGDDAQKLHADLHQPLVALGIERVYTVGPLMANLTETLPADLLAGHFDTAEDAITPIKADLQAGDVVLIKGSLGIYVSKIVSALKSSDGASGAASKN, from the coding sequence ATGACCAAGGCTGTTTTATGGACGGCAAAAGACGCCGAAAAAGCCACCGGGGGCAAGGCCACCGGCAACTGGCAGGCGTCCGGCGTATCAATTGACAGCCGCAAGGCCGCAAAGGGCGATCTGTTTATCGCGCTCAAGGGCCCCAATTTCGATGGTCACAAATTCGCCCAGGCCGCCCTTGATAACGGCTGTGCCGCCGCCATGGTGTCGGACACCAAAACCCTTGGCAATGGCGCACCGGCCCTTGTGGTCGATGATACGCTCGATGCGATGGTCCGCCTTGGCCTTGCCGGGCGCGAACGCAGCACCGCCAAAATCGTCGCCATCACCGGCTCTGTCGGCAAAACCGGCACCAAGGAAGCCCTTAAATACGTTCTGAACGAACAGGGCCAGACCCACGCCAGCCCTGCGAGCTTCAACAACCATTGGGGTGTGCCCATGAGCCTCGCCACCCTGCCGGTGGCGGCCGAATATGGCGTGTTTGAAATCGGCATGAACCATCCCGGCGAAATCAGCCCGCTGGTCAAGATGGTCCGGCCCAAAGTCGCCCTGATCACCACGGTGGTTGGCGCGCATACCGAATTCTTCAGGGACGAGGCCGAAATCGCGCAGGCCAAGGCTGAAATCTTCGATGGCCTTGATACCGACGGCACCGTGATCCTCAACCGCGACAACATGCATTATTTTGCACTCGCACGTCGGGCCAAGGAACTCGGTATTAAGAACATCAAGTGCTTTGGCACCGATGCCATGGCCGATTACCGCCTGTTCGAAGCCAACATTGTCGCCAATGGTTCTGCCGTGCGCGCCCGCATTGGGGGCCGCGATATCGAATATTTCATCGGCTGCCCCGGCGAACACTGGGTCATGAACTCGCTTGCGGTTCTCGCTTGCGTTGATGCAATCGGCGGTGATGTGCTGCGCGCCGCACAGGATCTGGCCGATTTCACCCCGCCCGCCGGCCGCGGGGAAACCCATATCCTGCCGCTGCCCAATGGGGCTGATGGCACCTTTACCCTGATTGACGATGCCTATAACGCCAACCCGACCTCGATGATGGCGGGTTTAAGCGTGCTGGCCCAAAGCAAACCCGAAGGATCGGGCCGCAAAATCGCGGTTCTGGGCGATATGCGCGAACTGGGCGACGATGCGCAAAAACTGCATGCAGACCTGCATCAGCCGCTGGTTGCCCTTGGCATCGAACGTGTTTATACGGTCGGCCCGTTAATGGCCAACCTGACGGAAACCCTGCCTGCCGACCTTCTTGCCGGCCATTTTGACACCGCCGAAGACGCAATCACGCCGATCAAGGCCGATTTGCAGGCCGGTGACGTGGTTTTGATCAAAGGATCGCTTGGCATTTACGTTTCGAAAATTGTCTCGGCCTTAAAATCATCGGATGGCGCATCTGGCGCCGCATCCAAAAATTAA
- the mraY gene encoding phospho-N-acetylmuramoyl-pentapeptide-transferase, with protein MLYNLLYPLADQFPIFNLFRYITFRTGGAIITSLILAFVLGPSLINWLRSKQSEGQPIRDDGPESHLLTKKGTPTMGGLLLLLCTSIGTLLWADLSNAYVWAVLLVTIGYGFLGFLDDFLKVSKKNTKGLPGKLKLLGQFSIAAAAAWWISTNTADPLSTALAFPFFKNYLLDLGWFFVPFAMFVMVGASNSVNLTDGLDGLAIVPVMIAAASFALITYLIGNIQFAEYLQVHYVAGSGELTIFLGALVGAGLGFLWYNAPPAMVFMGDTGSLALGGALGAVSVVTKHELVLAIIGGLFVLETLSVIIQVGSFKMTGKRVFRMAPLHHHFEKKGWQEPTIVIRFWIIAVILALVGLATLKLR; from the coding sequence ATGCTCTATAATCTGCTTTATCCGCTGGCCGACCAGTTTCCGATCTTCAACCTGTTTCGTTACATCACATTTCGGACCGGCGGGGCGATTATCACATCCCTTATTCTGGCCTTCGTGCTGGGCCCGTCCCTGATCAACTGGCTGCGCTCCAAACAAAGCGAAGGCCAGCCGATCCGCGATGACGGCCCCGAAAGCCACCTTCTGACCAAAAAGGGCACGCCAACCATGGGCGGCCTTTTGCTGTTGCTCTGCACCTCCATCGGCACATTGCTGTGGGCGGATCTGTCCAATGCCTATGTCTGGGCGGTGCTGCTGGTCACCATCGGCTATGGCTTCCTTGGCTTCCTTGATGATTTCCTGAAAGTATCGAAGAAAAACACCAAGGGCCTGCCGGGCAAACTGAAACTGCTGGGGCAGTTTTCCATTGCCGCCGCCGCTGCATGGTGGATTTCCACCAACACCGCCGATCCGCTCTCGACCGCGCTGGCCTTCCCGTTCTTTAAAAACTACCTGCTTGATCTCGGCTGGTTCTTTGTACCGTTCGCGATGTTCGTCATGGTGGGTGCATCCAACTCCGTCAACCTGACCGACGGCCTTGACGGCCTTGCCATCGTGCCCGTCATGATTGCGGCGGCCAGCTTCGCGCTCATCACCTATCTGATCGGCAACATCCAGTTCGCGGAATATCTGCAGGTCCATTATGTCGCCGGATCGGGCGAACTGACCATTTTCCTGGGTGCTCTTGTCGGGGCGGGTCTTGGCTTCCTCTGGTATAACGCCCCGCCTGCCATGGTGTTCATGGGCGATACCGGGTCGCTGGCCTTGGGCGGTGCGCTGGGTGCGGTTTCGGTTGTCACCAAACACGAACTGGTCCTTGCCATCATCGGCGGTCTGTTTGTCCTTGAAACCCTGTCGGTGATCATTCAGGTCGGCTCGTTCAAAATGACCGGCAAGCGCGTGTTTCGCATGGCGCCGCTGCATCACCATTTCGAAAAAAAGGGCTGGCAGGAACCCACCATCGTTATCCGGTTCTGGATCATTGCCGTCATTCTGGCCCTTGTCGGGCTGGCAACGCTTAAACTCCGTTAA
- the murD gene encoding UDP-N-acetylmuramoyl-L-alanine--D-glutamate ligase, with protein MIDLSHLRGKTIAVLGLGKSGLASVKALVNGGAIVWAWDDNAESRGQLEAFGLAPINLAECDWTEPDMLVISPGIPSTFPTPHPAAEKARRAGKPIICDVELLCTALPDVPSIAITGTNGKSTTTALTAHILSNAGIKTQAGGNLGNPALGFDPAGPDDCFVLELSSYQLELLHDASFDACGLLNITPDHLDRHGGMDGYIGAKRRVFARNKGPKWAVISVDDDPCARMAVELAREGGRRVIEVSVHKPAPHGIYVENGWLIDDLSGAQARIMDLVTVAHMPGVHNWQNIAFAYALCRARGVVASKIIEGIMTFPGLAHRQERLGMADGVTFVNDSKATNAEATAKALSAYRDIYWILGGKPKEGGIDGLQAFYPQIKKAYLIGTAADAFAETLGDDLPWQKCETLDRATAAAFLDAREGIASRTVDMPVVLLSPACASFDQFKSFEARGDAFRDLFNALAHAGQEKP; from the coding sequence TTGATCGACCTGTCACATCTGCGCGGCAAAACCATCGCGGTTCTGGGTCTGGGCAAATCCGGACTGGCCAGTGTAAAGGCACTGGTCAATGGCGGTGCCATCGTCTGGGCATGGGATGACAACGCGGAAAGCCGTGGCCAGCTGGAGGCCTTCGGCCTCGCCCCGATCAATCTCGCGGAATGTGACTGGACGGAACCCGACATGCTGGTCATAAGCCCCGGCATTCCGTCCACCTTCCCGACACCGCATCCAGCCGCCGAAAAGGCCCGGCGCGCTGGCAAGCCGATCATCTGCGATGTCGAACTGCTCTGCACCGCCCTTCCCGATGTGCCCAGCATCGCGATCACCGGCACCAACGGCAAATCAACCACCACGGCCCTGACCGCCCATATCCTGTCGAACGCCGGGATCAAAACCCAGGCGGGCGGCAATCTTGGCAATCCGGCGCTGGGCTTTGACCCTGCCGGTCCTGATGACTGCTTCGTGCTGGAACTCTCGTCCTATCAGCTCGAACTGCTCCATGACGCCAGTTTCGATGCCTGCGGCCTGCTCAACATCACGCCCGATCATCTGGATCGTCACGGCGGCATGGATGGCTATATCGGTGCCAAACGCCGCGTCTTTGCGCGCAACAAGGGCCCGAAATGGGCGGTGATCTCGGTTGATGATGATCCCTGCGCGCGCATGGCGGTCGAACTCGCCCGCGAAGGCGGTCGCCGCGTGATCGAGGTATCGGTCCATAAACCGGCCCCGCATGGCATTTACGTTGAAAACGGCTGGCTGATCGATGATCTGTCGGGCGCACAGGCCCGGATCATGGATCTGGTCACGGTCGCCCATATGCCCGGCGTCCATAACTGGCAAAACATTGCCTTCGCCTATGCCCTTTGCCGGGCACGCGGGGTTGTGGCATCGAAAATCATCGAAGGCATCATGACCTTCCCCGGCCTCGCCCACCGGCAGGAACGGCTGGGCATGGCCGATGGCGTCACCTTTGTGAATGACAGCAAGGCCACCAATGCCGAAGCCACCGCCAAGGCCCTTTCGGCCTATCGCGATATCTACTGGATTTTGGGTGGCAAACCCAAGGAAGGCGGCATTGACGGCCTGCAGGCGTTTTATCCGCAGATCAAAAAGGCCTATCTGATCGGCACGGCTGCCGATGCCTTTGCCGAAACGCTGGGCGATGACCTGCCGTGGCAGAAATGCGAAACGCTGGATCGGGCCACCGCCGCAGCCTTCCTTGACGCCAGGGAAGGCATCGCATCACGCACGGTCGATATGCCGGTCGTGCTGCTTTCGCCGGCCTGCGCATCGTTCGATCAGTTCAAAAGTTTCGAAGCCCGCGGCGATGCCTTCCGCGACCTGTTTAACGCGCTGGCACATGCCGGGCAGGAGAAACCATGA
- the ftsW gene encoding putative lipid II flippase FtsW — translation MKSLFGNSTNNNIAFSRADTSVLGIWWWTVDRWMLAAVILLMGIGALLVMSASPPVADRINVDSFHFVRRQFVFLGLAAICAFGISLLSIKWVRRLASIMFLGVICLLIITPFVGSEIKGAVRWIHLAGITLQPSEFLKPCFAVVVAWMFSEGRLNPNFPGYIVSCMLLATCIILLMIQPDFGQTVVVTAIWSTQIFLAGLPMVLVFGLGLGVVGLAVGAYLVLPHVQSRVDRFLDPASGDNYQIDRSMEAFMNGGLMGQGPGEGSVKNYLPDAHSDFIFAVAGEEFGLLFCVLVVGVFSFVIMRGLSRLMGERNLFVVLAVTGILVQFGLQAVINMASTLQLVPPKGMTLPFISYGGSATVGIAIGMGFVLALTRKRPGE, via the coding sequence ATGAAATCCCTGTTTGGCAACAGCACCAACAACAACATCGCCTTTTCGCGGGCCGATACCTCGGTGCTTGGCATCTGGTGGTGGACGGTGGATCGCTGGATGCTGGCCGCCGTCATCCTGCTGATGGGGATTGGCGCGTTGCTCGTCATGTCGGCAAGCCCGCCGGTGGCGGACCGCATCAATGTCGACAGCTTCCATTTCGTCCGTCGGCAGTTCGTGTTTCTCGGCCTTGCCGCGATCTGCGCCTTTGGCATTTCGCTGCTCTCGATCAAATGGGTGCGGCGTCTGGCCTCGATCATGTTTCTGGGCGTGATCTGCCTTCTGATCATCACCCCCTTTGTCGGCTCGGAAATCAAGGGGGCGGTGCGCTGGATTCATCTGGCCGGGATCACCCTGCAACCGTCCGAATTCCTCAAGCCCTGCTTTGCGGTTGTGGTCGCATGGATGTTTTCCGAAGGCCGGCTTAACCCGAACTTCCCGGGCTATATCGTCTCCTGCATGCTGCTTGCGACCTGCATCATCCTTTTGATGATCCAGCCCGACTTTGGCCAAACCGTCGTGGTCACCGCCATCTGGTCGACCCAGATTTTCCTCGCGGGCCTGCCGATGGTGCTGGTCTTTGGCCTTGGCCTTGGCGTGGTCGGCCTGGCGGTTGGGGCCTATCTGGTGCTGCCGCACGTGCAGTCCCGTGTGGACCGCTTCCTTGATCCGGCATCGGGCGACAACTATCAGATCGACCGCTCGATGGAGGCCTTCATGAATGGCGGCCTGATGGGTCAGGGCCCCGGCGAGGGATCGGTAAAAAACTACCTGCCCGACGCCCATTCCGACTTCATCTTTGCGGTCGCGGGCGAAGAATTCGGCCTTCTGTTCTGCGTTCTCGTGGTTGGCGTCTTCAGCTTCGTCATCATGCGCGGCCTCTCGCGCCTGATGGGCGAACGCAACCTGTTTGTCGTGCTGGCCGTGACCGGCATTCTGGTCCAGTTCGGCCTGCAGGCGGTAATCAACATGGCCTCCACCCTGCAACTCGTCCCGCCAAAGGGCATGACCCTGCCCTTCATCTCCTATGGCGGCTCCGCCACCGTCGGCATCGCAATCGGCATGGGCTTCGTGCTGGCCTTAACGCGCAAACGTCCGGGCGAATAA